The following are encoded in a window of Arvicanthis niloticus isolate mArvNil1 chromosome 1, mArvNil1.pat.X, whole genome shotgun sequence genomic DNA:
- the Kcna7 gene encoding potassium voltage-gated channel subfamily A member 7, whose protein sequence is MEPRCPPPCGCCERLVLNVAGLRFETRARTLGRFPDTLLGDPVRRSRFYDGARREYFFDRHRPSFDAVLYYYQSGGRLRRPAHVPLDVFLEEVSFYGLGAAALARLREDEGCAVPPERPLPRRAFARQLWLLFEFPESSQAARVLAVVSVLVILVSIVVFCLETLPDFREDRYDPGLAPVAAATGPFLARPNGSSPVPGTPLRQPFNDPFFVVETLCICWFSFELLVRLAACPSKAVFFKNVMNLIDFVAILPYFVALGTELARQRGVGQPAMSLAILRVIRLVRVFRIFKLSRHSKGLQILGQTLRASMRELGLLIFFLFIGVVLFSSAVYFAEVDREDTHFTSIPESFWWAVVTMTTVGYGDMAPVTVGGKIVGSLCAIAGVLTISLPVPVIVSNFSYFYHRETEGEEAGMYSHVDTQPCGTLEGKANGGLVDSEVPELLPPLWPPAGKHMVTEV, encoded by the exons ATGGAGCCGCGGTGCCCGCCGCCCTGCGGCTGCTGCGAGCGTCTGGTGCTCAATGTGGCCGGGTTGCGCTTCGAGACCCGCGCGCGCACGCTGGGCCGCTTCCCGGACACGCTGCTGGGGGACCCGGTGCGCCGCAGCCGCTTCTACGACGGCGCGCGCCGCGAGTATTTCTTCGACCGACACCGGCCCAGCTTTGATGCGGTGCTCTATTACTATCAGTCCGGTGGCCGGCTGAGACGGCCGGCGCACGTGCCCCTCGACgtcttcctggaggaggtgtcCTTCTACGGGCTGGGCGCGGCGGCGCTGGCGCGGCTGCGAGAGGACGAGGGCTGTGCGGTGCCGCCCGAGCGGCCACTGCCCCGCCGCGCCTTTGCGCgccagctctggctgctcttcgaATTCCCCGAGAGCTCGCAGGCTGCGCGCGTGCTCGCAGTGGTCTCCGTGCTCGTCATCCTGGTCTCCATCGTGGTCTTTTGCCTCGAGACGCTGCCAGACTTCCGCGAGGACCGCTATGACCCGGGGCTCGCACCGGTAGCGGCTGCTACTGGCCCG TTCCTTGCTCGACCGAATGGCTCCAGTCCCGTGCCAGGAACTCCTCTCCGACAGCCCTTCAACGATCCATTCTTTGTGGTGGAGACCCTGTGTATCTGCTGGTTCTCCTTTGAGCTGCTGGTGCGTCTGGCAGCCTGCCCAAGCAAGGCTGTATTTTTCAAGAATGTGATGAACCTTATTGACTTCGTGGCCATCCTGCCTTACTTTGTGGCCCTAGGCACGGAGTTAGCACGGCAGCGGGGTGTGGGCCAGCCAGCTATGTCCCTGGCCATCCTAAGGGTCATCCGATTGGTACGTGTTTTCCGCATCTTCAAGCTATCCAGGCATTCAAAGGGCCTACAGATCTTGGGTCAGACACTGCGGGCTTCTATGCGTGAGCTAggtctcctcatcttcttcctcttcattggCGTGGTCCTTTTTTCCAGTGCAGTCTACTTTGCTGAAGTGGACCGGGAAGACACCCATTTCACCAGCATCCCGGAGTCCTTTTGGTGGGCAGTGGTCACTATGACCACGGTCGGCTATGGGGACATGGCACCTGTCACTGTGGGTGGCAAAATCGTGGGCTCTCTGTGTGCCATTGCCGGCGTGCTCACCATCTCTCTGCCTGTGCCTGTCATTGTCTCTAACTTTAGCTACTTTTACCACCGGGAGACAGAGGGTGAGGAGGCAGGGATGTACAGCCATGTGGACACACAGCCCTGCGGTACTCTGGAGGGCAAGGCTAATGGGGGGCTGGTGGACTCTGAGGTGCCTGAACTCCTCCCACCACTCTGGCCTCCTGCTGGAAAACACATGGTGACTGAGGTGTAA